In Pseudomonas fluorescens, one genomic interval encodes:
- a CDS encoding HD domain-containing phosphohydrolase produces the protein MPSPLRPDQRRFPLHVHISVMFTFLLLLTGVVLGLFNYRQTTRIILSSSENLFNRIEQDVRLDLHSTYEPIRHLLSLLADNQAAEAPNLQQRLALLKPFSQSLKDNTDLASLYLGYGNGDFFMVRPLRTSALKTLLKAPPTAVYQVWSIEHDASGTVLSQSLFFDQTLTPVGRDTNPDDRYDPRTRNWYSNALQQGDQITTEPYVFFSTHNVGTTLARRSSATSVIGADLTLEALSATLTKHVVTPSTEIVLFDADGNAVAYPDSSRLIVDGSSARLAKAADLSPNLHALLSTAHPGKRLDVNGRHWIVARSTLQEGGPKGLQMALLVPEDELLADAYRMRWQGALITLAILLLCLPLGWLISRILVKPLHALVKEADAIRSFDFNFPVTRRSPVLEVDQLSLSMARMKDTLASFFRITDSLCAETRFAPLLQRVLFETAQIAQAQAGLIYLRESDGNRMEPYGLVIDGASHEPGEFAVLGRDLLADQGPAWFQQLINADNVVSSLGFEQAGDLQKVLLAMQSPRIHLIGIRLRNRHNETIGLLLLLINDSGSAQDLEKLRPDRIGFLQAVSGAAAVSIESQRLQAKQKQLLDAFIQLLAGAIDAKSPYTGGHCQRVPELTLMLAQAAAASQAPAFQSYQPSEDEWEALHIAAWLHDCGKVTTPEYVVDKATKLETLNDRIHEIRTRFEVLKRDAWIGYWQALALGGDAAQLSELRDATLTQLDDDFAFVARCNLGGEAMAPADLQRLERIAERRWMRTLDDRLGVSWEENRRQAQTPAANLPVSEPLLADKPEHLIERADSELIPEDNPWGFKLDVPRYKYNRGELYNLSIARGTLTREERYIINHHMVQTILMLSHLPFPGHLDSVAEIAGGHHEKMDGSGYPKRLKREDMSLPARMMAIADIFEALTAADRPYKKAKSLNEALGIMATMSREAHIDPELFALFINDGVYMQYAARFLDPRQIDVVDPASLLRKAGLSA, from the coding sequence ATGCCCAGCCCACTGCGCCCGGATCAACGCCGGTTCCCGTTGCACGTGCACATCAGCGTCATGTTCACCTTTCTGCTGTTGCTCACAGGCGTGGTGCTGGGGCTGTTCAATTATCGCCAGACCACCCGGATCATCCTGTCGAGCAGTGAAAACCTGTTCAATCGCATCGAACAGGATGTGCGCCTGGACCTGCATTCAACCTACGAACCGATCCGGCACCTGCTGAGCCTGCTGGCCGACAATCAGGCGGCCGAGGCGCCGAACCTGCAACAGCGTCTGGCGCTGCTCAAGCCGTTCAGTCAGTCGCTCAAGGACAACACCGACCTCGCCTCGCTGTATCTGGGGTACGGCAACGGCGATTTCTTCATGGTCCGGCCCTTGCGCACCAGCGCGCTGAAAACCCTGCTCAAGGCACCACCAACAGCGGTCTATCAGGTCTGGAGCATCGAGCACGACGCCAGCGGCACCGTATTGTCGCAGTCACTGTTCTTCGACCAGACGCTGACGCCTGTCGGACGCGACACCAATCCCGACGACCGCTACGACCCGCGTACCCGCAACTGGTACAGCAACGCCCTGCAACAGGGCGATCAGATCACCACCGAACCCTATGTATTTTTCTCCACGCACAACGTGGGCACCACCCTGGCCCGGCGCAGCAGCGCAACCAGTGTGATCGGTGCCGATCTGACTTTGGAGGCACTCTCGGCCACCTTGACCAAGCATGTGGTCACCCCCTCGACCGAAATCGTGTTGTTCGATGCCGATGGCAATGCCGTGGCCTATCCGGACAGCAGCCGGCTGATCGTCGACGGCAGCAGCGCACGCCTGGCCAAAGCGGCCGACCTCAGTCCGAATCTGCACGCGTTGCTGTCCACCGCCCATCCGGGCAAACGGCTCGACGTCAATGGCCGCCACTGGATCGTCGCCCGCAGCACCCTGCAGGAAGGCGGGCCGAAAGGTTTGCAGATGGCCCTGCTGGTGCCCGAGGACGAACTGCTTGCCGATGCCTACCGCATGCGCTGGCAAGGCGCGCTGATCACCTTGGCGATCTTGCTGCTGTGCCTGCCGCTGGGCTGGCTGATCTCGCGGATTCTGGTCAAACCGTTGCACGCGTTGGTCAAGGAAGCCGACGCGATCCGCAGTTTCGATTTCAACTTTCCGGTCACCCGCCGCTCGCCGGTGCTGGAGGTTGACCAGTTGAGCCTGTCGATGGCGCGCATGAAGGACACGCTCGCCAGTTTCTTCCGCATCACCGACAGCCTCTGCGCCGAAACCCGCTTCGCCCCGCTGCTGCAAAGGGTGCTGTTCGAAACGGCGCAGATCGCCCAGGCCCAGGCAGGCTTGATCTATCTGCGCGAAAGCGATGGCAACCGGATGGAGCCTTACGGACTGGTTATTGATGGCGCCTCGCACGAGCCGGGCGAGTTCGCTGTGCTGGGCCGGGATCTCCTGGCCGATCAAGGGCCGGCGTGGTTCCAGCAACTGATCAACGCTGACAACGTGGTCAGCAGCCTTGGCTTCGAGCAGGCCGGGGACTTGCAGAAAGTCCTGTTGGCCATGCAGTCGCCGCGCATCCACCTGATCGGCATCCGCCTGCGTAATCGGCACAACGAAACCATCGGCCTGTTGCTTCTGCTGATCAACGACAGCGGCAGCGCTCAGGACCTGGAAAAACTGCGCCCGGACCGCATCGGCTTCCTGCAAGCCGTGTCTGGTGCGGCGGCGGTGAGTATCGAAAGTCAGCGCCTGCAAGCGAAGCAGAAACAGTTGCTCGATGCGTTCATCCAGTTACTGGCCGGCGCCATCGACGCCAAGAGCCCGTACACCGGTGGCCACTGCCAGCGCGTGCCGGAACTGACCCTGATGCTCGCGCAGGCCGCGGCCGCCAGCCAGGCGCCGGCGTTCCAGAGCTACCAACCGAGCGAAGACGAATGGGAAGCCCTGCACATTGCGGCCTGGCTGCACGATTGCGGCAAAGTCACGACGCCGGAGTATGTCGTCGACAAGGCGACCAAACTGGAAACCCTCAACGATCGCATCCACGAAATCCGCACCCGTTTCGAAGTGCTCAAGCGCGATGCCTGGATCGGCTACTGGCAGGCACTGGCGCTGGGCGGCGACGCGGCACAACTGAGCGAACTGCGTGACGCCACGTTGACGCAACTGGACGATGACTTTGCCTTCGTTGCCCGTTGCAATCTGGGCGGTGAGGCCATGGCGCCCGCCGATCTGCAACGTCTTGAACGCATTGCCGAGCGGCGCTGGATGCGCACCCTCGATGATCGCCTGGGGGTGTCATGGGAGGAAAACCGCCGCCAGGCGCAAACGCCGGCGGCGAATCTGCCAGTCAGCGAGCCACTGCTGGCGGACAAGCCCGAACACCTGATCGAACGCGCCGACAGCGAACTGATTCCGGAAGACAATCCGTGGGGGTTCAAACTGGATGTGCCGCGTTACAAATACAATCGCGGCGAACTGTACAACCTGAGCATTGCCCGGGGCACGCTGACCCGCGAAGAGCGCTACATCATCAATCACCACATGGTGCAGACGATCCTGATGCTCAGCCACCTGCCCTTCCCCGGGCACCTGGACAGCGTTGCGGAAATCGCCGGTGGGCATCACGAAAAGATGGACGGCAGCGGTTATCCCAAACGCCTGAAGCGCGAGGACATGAGCCTGCCGGCACGGATGATGGCGATTGCCGATATTTTCGAGGCACTGACAGCGGCGGATCGACCGTACAAGAAGGCCAAATCCTTGAACGAGGCGCTGGGGATCATGGCCACCATGTCCCGCGAGGCGCACATCGACCCCGAGCTGTTTGCGCTGTTCATCAACGATGGGGTGTACATGCAGTACGCCGCACGGTTTCTCGATCCGCGCCAGATCGATGTGGTGGATCCGGCCAGCCTGCTGCGCAAGGCTGGCCTGAGTGCCTGA
- a CDS encoding GAF domain-containing protein, whose amino-acid sequence MIDLQQSGQGLEGYGMLAAQLESLLADERDFIANAAQFSAFLFNQLDDLNWAGFYLNRNEELVLGPFQGQIACVRIPFGRGVCGAAAASRQTQRVEDVHAFPGHIACDSASNSELVVPLVKDGRLIGVLDLDSPKLARFGTADQSGIEQLAAIFLRLTDC is encoded by the coding sequence ATGATTGATTTGCAACAAAGCGGCCAGGGCCTCGAAGGCTATGGCATGTTGGCCGCACAACTGGAATCGCTGCTGGCGGACGAGCGCGATTTCATCGCCAATGCCGCGCAGTTTTCGGCGTTCCTGTTCAACCAGCTCGACGATTTGAACTGGGCCGGTTTCTACCTCAATCGCAACGAAGAACTGGTGCTTGGCCCGTTTCAGGGGCAGATCGCCTGCGTGCGCATTCCGTTCGGTCGCGGTGTGTGTGGCGCGGCAGCGGCCAGTCGACAGACCCAGCGCGTTGAAGACGTGCATGCGTTCCCCGGTCATATCGCTTGCGACAGCGCCTCCAACAGCGAGCTGGTAGTGCCGCTGGTCAAGGACGGTCGGTTGATCGGCGTACTTGATCTCGACAGCCCGAAACTTGCACGTTTCGGCACCGCCGATCAGTCCGGAATCGAGCAACTGGCGGCGATTTTCCTGCGTCTGACCGACTGCTGA
- a CDS encoding ATP-binding protein: MDSRLNAFLERAESVLARIEPLLPAPRPLIDWETCLAARWQRDGRSGYLLPLEVSLDMRLSDLIGVDRQLEQLGRNTQQFLDGMPANHALLWGSRGTGKSSLVRALLAEHAKAGLRLIEIERDHLADLPRVVEQIGKLPQRFVLFCDDLSFESGEGDYRVLKSVLDGSLEQAPDNVLLYATSNRRHLVPEKESDNENWKRVDGELHPSEAVEDKIALSDRFGLWLSFYPFTQEHFLNVVEHWIGQLAAKAGLSWQRDEELDILAVRWATGRGNRNGRCAYQFARYWVGLKLLEHKA; the protein is encoded by the coding sequence GTGGATTCCCGATTGAATGCTTTTCTTGAACGCGCCGAGTCGGTTCTGGCGCGGATCGAACCCTTGCTGCCGGCGCCGCGTCCGCTGATCGACTGGGAAACCTGCCTGGCCGCGCGCTGGCAGCGTGACGGGCGCAGCGGCTATTTGCTGCCACTGGAAGTCAGCCTCGACATGCGCCTGTCCGACTTGATTGGTGTCGACCGTCAGTTAGAACAACTGGGCCGCAACACTCAGCAGTTTCTCGACGGCATGCCGGCGAACCATGCGCTGCTCTGGGGCTCGCGCGGCACCGGTAAATCGTCGCTGGTGCGCGCGTTGCTGGCCGAACACGCCAAGGCCGGCCTGCGTTTGATCGAAATCGAGCGCGACCATCTGGCCGACCTGCCGCGCGTGGTCGAGCAGATCGGCAAACTGCCGCAACGCTTCGTGCTGTTCTGCGATGACCTGTCGTTCGAGTCCGGCGAAGGCGATTACCGCGTGCTGAAAAGCGTGCTCGACGGCTCGCTCGAACAGGCCCCGGACAACGTTCTGCTGTACGCCACTTCCAACCGCCGCCATCTGGTGCCGGAAAAGGAAAGCGACAACGAAAACTGGAAACGCGTCGACGGCGAGCTGCATCCGAGTGAGGCGGTGGAAGACAAGATCGCCTTGTCCGACCGTTTCGGCCTGTGGTTGTCGTTTTATCCGTTTACCCAGGAACACTTCCTCAACGTCGTCGAGCACTGGATCGGCCAGTTGGCCGCCAAGGCCGGCTTGAGCTGGCAGCGCGACGAAGAGCTCGACATCCTCGCCGTGCGCTGGGCAACCGGGCGCGGCAATCGCAACGGACGTTGCGCGTACCAATTCGCCCGTTACTGGGTGGGACTGAAATTGCTGGAGCACAAGGCATGA
- a CDS encoding hybrid sensor histidine kinase/response regulator, with protein sequence MDIKFTHRLSYKQARFTVLVGFVLGTLLSLLQIGIDYASEDASINREILSLLEISHNPASRIAYNIDAELAQELTLGLLRSPAIISAQLTDNNGNVLANVKRPELQSGYRVISDFLFGAKRQFEDRLYLDHLPEESLGTLSLEVDTYAFGSRFLRRAEVTLLNGFARSLILTGILLALFYVMLTKPLVRLIRELSARDARSAEPTTLECPAGHANDEIGVLVKVANQQFDNIATEIQQRRNAENRLTDYLGQLEHIVSARTAELKAINTRLSQSNEELEVARSTALDMAEARSAFLANMSHEIRTPLNGLLGMIALSLDGPLNAEQQQQLSIAHDSGKVLVELLNDILDLSKFDAGQLELEHIPFDLGSLIEDTANLLSQNAAPSVELTCLIDPHFPALVLGDPTRVRQIVSNLLSNALKFTRFGRVDVRLSAHKDGVRIEVCDTGIGIAQDAQVKIFQPFTQAGAGITRQYGGTGLGLALTYNLCEAMQGRLTISSEAGFGSQFCADLPLPCHTRAVMPPPLHGKVLAITAASSGLAELLKTLLPVWGVSYEQRTMDDPLLGLSPDLLITDCPECLFSLRPTISAPILVVTAYGSFMPGEEAAALAPLQQQARPLARNALYQILRRILLADVTTSNDARLESQPVRRRGKVLLVEDNPVNQLVAKGMLGKLGCDVVVAAHGAEALDQLEHDEFDLVLMDCNMPVMDGYEASRQIRQSGRWPHLPIVALTANAMSEERERCRAAGMSDYLAKPFRREELAALLDQWMPATSAL encoded by the coding sequence ATGGATATCAAATTCACCCACCGGCTGTCATACAAGCAAGCCAGATTCACGGTGCTGGTCGGGTTCGTTCTGGGCACGCTGCTCAGCCTGCTGCAAATCGGCATCGATTATGCCAGTGAAGACGCCTCCATCAACCGTGAAATCCTGTCTTTGCTGGAAATCAGCCACAATCCGGCGTCGCGAATCGCCTACAACATCGATGCGGAACTGGCGCAGGAACTGACCCTGGGCCTGTTGCGTTCGCCGGCGATCATCTCGGCGCAACTGACCGACAACAACGGCAACGTCCTGGCCAACGTCAAGCGCCCGGAGCTGCAAAGCGGTTACCGGGTGATCAGCGACTTCCTGTTCGGTGCCAAGCGCCAGTTCGAAGACCGCCTGTACCTCGATCACCTGCCCGAGGAATCACTGGGCACGCTGAGTCTGGAGGTCGATACCTACGCGTTCGGCAGCCGGTTTCTGCGCCGCGCCGAAGTCACCCTGCTCAACGGCTTTGCCCGCAGCCTGATTCTCACTGGCATCCTGTTGGCGCTGTTCTACGTGATGCTGACCAAGCCACTGGTGCGCCTGATCCGGGAACTCAGCGCGCGTGACGCACGCAGTGCAGAACCGACGACCCTGGAATGTCCGGCCGGCCACGCCAATGACGAGATCGGCGTACTGGTCAAAGTCGCCAACCAGCAGTTCGACAATATCGCCACGGAGATCCAGCAACGGCGCAACGCGGAAAACCGCCTCACCGATTACCTCGGGCAACTGGAGCACATCGTCTCGGCCCGCACTGCCGAGCTCAAGGCCATCAACACCCGGCTCAGCCAGTCCAACGAAGAACTGGAAGTCGCTCGCAGCACCGCACTGGACATGGCCGAAGCGCGCTCGGCATTCCTCGCCAACATGAGCCACGAGATCCGCACCCCGCTCAACGGCCTGCTGGGAATGATCGCCTTGTCCCTCGATGGGCCGCTGAATGCCGAGCAGCAACAGCAACTGTCGATTGCCCATGACTCGGGCAAGGTGCTGGTCGAGCTGCTTAACGATATTCTCGACCTGTCCAAGTTCGATGCGGGGCAACTGGAGCTCGAACACATCCCGTTCGACCTCGGCTCGCTGATCGAGGACACCGCCAACCTGCTGTCGCAGAACGCTGCGCCGAGCGTCGAGCTGACCTGCCTGATCGACCCGCACTTCCCCGCGCTGGTGCTGGGGGATCCGACCCGGGTACGGCAGATCGTCAGCAACCTGCTGTCCAATGCCCTGAAGTTCACCCGCTTCGGCCGGGTCGATGTGCGCCTGTCCGCCCACAAGGACGGGGTGCGCATCGAAGTCTGCGACACCGGCATTGGCATCGCTCAGGATGCCCAGGTGAAAATCTTCCAGCCGTTCACCCAGGCCGGTGCCGGCATCACCCGGCAGTACGGCGGCACCGGTCTCGGTCTGGCGTTGACCTACAACCTGTGCGAGGCCATGCAAGGCCGATTGACCATCAGTTCCGAGGCCGGTTTCGGCAGTCAGTTCTGTGCCGACCTGCCACTGCCGTGTCACACCCGGGCGGTCATGCCGCCGCCACTGCACGGCAAGGTGCTGGCGATCACCGCGGCCAGCAGCGGCTTGGCAGAACTGCTCAAGACATTGTTGCCAGTGTGGGGCGTGAGCTATGAACAGCGCACCATGGATGACCCGTTGCTGGGCCTGTCACCCGATCTGCTGATCACCGATTGCCCGGAATGCCTGTTCAGTCTGCGCCCGACCATCAGCGCACCGATCCTCGTCGTAACCGCTTATGGCAGTTTCATGCCCGGCGAAGAAGCCGCCGCGCTGGCGCCATTGCAGCAACAAGCCCGACCGCTGGCACGCAACGCGCTGTACCAGATCCTGCGGCGCATTCTGCTGGCCGATGTCACCACGAGCAACGATGCGCGCCTCGAGAGCCAGCCGGTCCGGCGGCGCGGAAAGGTGCTGCTGGTGGAGGACAATCCGGTCAATCAACTGGTGGCCAAAGGCATGCTCGGCAAGCTCGGTTGCGACGTGGTGGTCGCCGCCCACGGTGCCGAGGCACTGGATCAACTGGAGCACGATGAGTTCGATCTGGTGCTGATGGACTGCAACATGCCAGTGATGGACGGCTACGAAGCGAGCCGGCAGATCCGCCAGAGCGGGCGCTGGCCGCATTTGCCGATCGTCGCGCTGACCGCCAACGCCATGTCCGAGGAACGCGAGCGCTGCCGTGCGGCCGGCATGAGCGATTACCTGGCCAAGCCGTTCCGCCGCGAAGAGCTGGCGGCCCTGCTCGACCAGTGGATGCCGGCTACGTCAGCGCTTTGA
- a CDS encoding MarR family winged helix-turn-helix transcriptional regulator, with translation MNSLPDDSLKLDSQLCFKLYAASRAVIRAYKPMLDQLGLTYPQYLAMLVLWEWQDSAPEQPTVKALGERLALDSGTLTPLLKRLEQLQWVQRQRSARDEREVHLSLTAQGQALREQVGPLKARLLCDSGVDLDRLNDLRNGLDHLLGQIKALT, from the coding sequence ATGAACAGCCTGCCCGACGATTCGCTGAAGCTCGACAGTCAGTTGTGCTTCAAGTTGTACGCCGCGTCCCGGGCGGTGATTCGCGCTTACAAGCCGATGCTCGATCAACTCGGCCTGACCTACCCGCAGTACCTGGCGATGCTGGTGCTGTGGGAGTGGCAGGACAGTGCACCGGAGCAACCGACGGTCAAGGCGTTGGGCGAGCGCCTGGCGCTGGACTCCGGCACCCTGACGCCGTTGCTCAAGCGTCTTGAACAATTGCAGTGGGTGCAGCGCCAGCGTTCGGCGCGCGACGAGCGTGAAGTGCATCTGAGCCTGACCGCGCAAGGCCAAGCGCTGCGCGAGCAGGTCGGGCCGCTCAAGGCGCGGTTGTTGTGCGACAGCGGAGTGGACCTTGATCGGCTCAACGATTTGCGTAACGGTCTCGATCACCTGCTGGGGCAGATCAAAGCGCTGACGTAG
- a CDS encoding glutathione peroxidase gives MSDNLLNIPVTTIKGEQKTLADFAGKAVLVVNTASKCGFTPQYKGLEELWQTYKDQGLVVLGFPCNQFGKQEPGNEGAISEFCELNYGVSFPLFKKIDVNGSDAHPLFVQLKKRAPGLLGSEGIKWNFTKFLIGKDGQLVKRFAPTTKPQDISGEIEALLK, from the coding sequence ATGAGCGACAACCTGCTGAATATCCCTGTCACCACCATCAAGGGTGAGCAAAAGACCCTGGCCGATTTTGCCGGCAAAGCGGTGTTGGTGGTCAACACCGCCAGCAAATGCGGCTTCACCCCGCAATACAAAGGCCTGGAAGAGCTGTGGCAGACCTACAAGGATCAGGGCCTGGTGGTATTGGGATTCCCGTGCAATCAGTTCGGCAAGCAGGAGCCGGGTAACGAGGGGGCGATCAGCGAGTTCTGTGAGCTGAATTACGGCGTGAGCTTCCCGCTGTTCAAGAAGATCGACGTCAACGGTTCTGACGCGCATCCGCTGTTCGTGCAGTTGAAAAAGCGCGCTCCGGGTTTGCTCGGCTCCGAGGGCATCAAGTGGAACTTCACCAAGTTCCTGATCGGCAAGGATGGGCAACTGGTCAAGCGTTTCGCCCCGACCACCAAGCCGCAGGACATCAGCGGCGAGATCGAAGCCCTGCTCAAATGA
- the msrB gene encoding peptide-methionine (R)-S-oxide reductase MsrB: MEKLEKTLEEWRAMLDPEQYNVCRLSATERPFSGKYNDTKTDGVYHCVCCNEPLFDSTTKFDSGCGWPSFYAPIGESAMTEIRDTSHGMIRTEVKCARCDAHLGHVFPDGPPPTGLRYCINSVCLNLEPRE; the protein is encoded by the coding sequence ATGGAAAAGTTGGAAAAAACCCTGGAAGAATGGCGGGCGATGCTCGACCCCGAGCAGTACAACGTGTGCCGTCTCAGTGCGACCGAACGGCCGTTTTCCGGCAAATACAACGACACCAAAACCGACGGTGTCTATCACTGCGTCTGCTGCAATGAGCCGCTGTTCGACTCCACGACCAAATTCGATTCCGGCTGCGGCTGGCCAAGCTTTTACGCGCCGATCGGCGAAAGCGCCATGACCGAGATTCGCGATACCAGCCACGGCATGATCCGCACCGAGGTCAAATGCGCCCGCTGCGACGCGCATCTGGGTCACGTGTTCCCCGATGGCCCGCCACCGACCGGCCTGCGTTATTGCATCAACTCGGTGTGCCTGAATCTCGAGCCGCGCGAGTAA
- a CDS encoding pyridoxal phosphate-dependent aminotransferase — protein sequence MQFSKSNKLANVCYDIRGPVLKHAKRLEEEGQRILKLNIGNPAPFGFEAPDEILQDVIRNLPTAQGYSDSKGLFSARKAVMQYYQQKNVEGVGIEDIYLGNGVSELIVMSLQALLNNGDEVLVPAPDYPLWTAAVSLAGGNAVHYLCDEGADWFPDLADIKAKITPNTKAMVIINPNNPTGAVYSKEVLLGMLEIARAHNLVVFSDEIYDKILYDDAVHICTASLAPDLLCLTFNGLSKSYRVAGFRSGWIAISGPKHNAQSYIEGIDMLANMRLCANVPSQHAIQTALGGYQSINDLVLPQGRLLEQRNRTWELLNDIPGVSCVKPMGALYAFPRIDPKVCPIHNDEKFVLDLLLSEKLLVVQGTAFNWPWPDHFRVVTLPRVDDLEMAIGRIGNFLKSYRQ from the coding sequence ATGCAGTTCAGCAAATCGAACAAGCTCGCCAACGTCTGCTACGACATTCGCGGCCCGGTGCTCAAGCACGCCAAACGTCTGGAGGAGGAAGGCCAGCGCATCCTCAAGCTGAACATCGGCAACCCGGCGCCGTTTGGTTTCGAAGCGCCGGACGAAATTCTTCAGGATGTGATCCGCAACCTGCCGACCGCCCAAGGCTACAGCGACTCAAAAGGCCTGTTCAGCGCCCGTAAGGCGGTGATGCAGTACTACCAGCAAAAAAATGTCGAAGGCGTCGGCATCGAAGACATCTATCTGGGCAATGGGGTGTCCGAGCTGATCGTGATGTCGTTGCAGGCGCTGCTCAACAACGGTGATGAAGTCCTGGTGCCGGCACCGGACTACCCGCTGTGGACCGCCGCCGTGAGCCTGGCCGGCGGTAACGCCGTGCACTACCTGTGCGACGAGGGCGCCGACTGGTTCCCTGATCTGGCCGACATCAAGGCCAAAATCACCCCGAACACCAAAGCCATGGTGATCATCAACCCGAACAACCCGACTGGCGCGGTGTATTCGAAGGAAGTGCTGCTGGGCATGCTGGAAATCGCCCGTGCGCACAATCTGGTGGTGTTCTCCGACGAAATTTACGACAAGATCCTTTACGACGACGCCGTGCATATCTGCACCGCTTCGCTGGCGCCGGACCTGCTGTGCCTGACCTTCAACGGTCTGTCGAAGTCCTATCGCGTGGCGGGTTTCCGCTCCGGCTGGATCGCCATCTCCGGGCCGAAACACAATGCCCAGAGCTACATCGAAGGCATCGACATGCTGGCTAACATGCGCCTGTGTGCCAACGTCCCGAGTCAGCATGCGATTCAGACCGCCCTCGGCGGCTATCAGAGCATCAATGACCTGGTACTGCCGCAGGGCCGCCTGCTGGAGCAGCGCAACCGTACCTGGGAGCTGCTCAACGACATTCCGGGCGTCAGCTGCGTCAAGCCGATGGGCGCGCTGTATGCGTTCCCGCGGATCGACCCGAAAGTCTGCCCGATCCACAACGACGAAAAATTCGTCCTCGACCTGCTGCTCTCCGAGAAGCTGCTGGTGGTGCAAGGCACGGCCTTCAACTGGCCGTGGCCGGATCACTTCCGCGTGGTGACCCTGCCCCGCGTCGACGATCTGGAAATGGCCATCGGCCGCATCGGCAACTTCCTCAAGTCCTACCGCCAGTAA
- the htpX gene encoding protease HtpX, translating into MMRILLFLATNLAVVLIASITLSLFGFNGFMAANGVDLNLSQLLVFCAVFGFAGSLFSLFISKWMAKMSTSTQIISQPRTRHEQWLLQTVEQLSREAGIKMPEVGIFPAYEANAFATGWNKNDALVAVSQGLLERFSPDEVKAVLAHEIGHVANGDMVTLALIQGVVNTFVMFFARIIGNFVDKVIFKNEEGQGIAYYVATIFAELVLGILASAIVMWFSRKREFRADEAGARLAGTNAMIGALQRLRAEQGLPVHMPDTLNAFGINGGIKQGFARMFMSHPPLEERIDALRRRG; encoded by the coding sequence ATGATGCGCATCCTGCTGTTTTTGGCCACTAACCTGGCGGTCGTGCTGATAGCCAGCATCACCCTGAGCCTGTTCGGCTTCAACGGGTTCATGGCGGCCAACGGGGTTGATCTCAACCTCAGTCAGCTGCTGGTTTTCTGTGCGGTCTTTGGTTTCGCCGGTTCACTGTTCTCGCTGTTCATCTCCAAGTGGATGGCGAAGATGAGCACCAGCACCCAGATCATCAGCCAGCCACGTACCCGGCATGAGCAATGGCTGCTGCAAACCGTCGAGCAACTGTCCCGCGAAGCCGGGATCAAGATGCCCGAAGTCGGTATTTTCCCGGCCTACGAAGCAAACGCCTTCGCCACCGGCTGGAACAAGAACGACGCGCTGGTCGCGGTCAGTCAGGGCCTGCTCGAACGTTTTTCGCCAGATGAAGTGAAAGCCGTTCTGGCCCACGAAATCGGTCACGTGGCCAACGGTGACATGGTCACCCTGGCACTGATCCAGGGCGTGGTGAACACCTTCGTGATGTTTTTCGCGCGGATCATCGGCAACTTCGTCGACAAGGTGATCTTCAAGAACGAAGAAGGCCAGGGCATCGCCTATTACGTGGCAACGATCTTCGCCGAACTGGTACTGGGCATTCTCGCCAGCGCCATCGTCATGTGGTTCTCGCGCAAACGCGAATTCCGTGCCGATGAAGCCGGCGCACGTCTGGCCGGTACCAATGCGATGATCGGTGCATTGCAACGCCTGCGCGCCGAACAGGGCCTGCCGGTGCACATGCCGGACACCCTGAACGCATTCGGCATCAACGGTGGCATCAAACAAGGCTTTGCCCGCATGTTCATGAGCCACCCGCCGCTGGAAGAGCGTATCGACGCGTTGCGTCGTCGCGGTTGA